The Lolium rigidum isolate FL_2022 chromosome 1, APGP_CSIRO_Lrig_0.1, whole genome shotgun sequence region agaacaccagtgttcatatgaaacaacagagcgtgtctttctcccacacaaagaatgctaggatccgagtttattcaaacaaaaacaaaaataaaagcaaacagacgctccaagtaaagtgcataagatgtaactgaataaaaatatagtttcactagaggtgacctgataagttgtcgatgaagaaggggattccttgggcatccccaagcttagatgcttgagtcttcttgaaatatgtagggatgaaccacgggggcatccccaagcttagacttttcactcttcttgatcatattgtatcatcctcctctcttgatccttgaaaacttcctccacaccaaactcaaaacaaactcattagagggttagtgcataatcaaaaattcacatattcagaggtgacataatcattcttaacacttttggacattgcacaaagctactaaaagttaatggaacaaagaaatccatcaaacatagcaaaacaggcaatgcgaaataaaaggcagaatctgtcaaaaagaaacagtccgtaaagacgaatttttctggggcacttaacttgctcagatgaaaaagctcaaattgaatgaaagtccaccttcaggttagcatccgcaccccttccaatattaagttgcaaacaacagacaattgcattaagtatggtgcgtaatgtaatcaacacaaatatccttagacaaagcatcgatgttttatccctagtggcaacaacacatccacaaccttagaattctgtcactgtcccagattcaatggaggcatgaacccactatcgagcataaatactccctcttggagtcacaagtatcaacttggccagagcctctactagcaacggagagcacgcaagaacataaacaacatatatatgatagattgataatcaacttgacatagtattcaatattcatcggatcccaacaaacacaacatgtagcattacaaatagatgatcttgatcatgataggcagctcacaagatctaacatgatagctggtgtctacgggtgcttctattcttgtagacagtgttgggcctccaagagcagaggtttgtagaacagcagcaagtttcccttaagtggatcacccaaggtttatcgaactcagggaggaagaggtcaaagatatccctctcatgcaaccctgcaagatctaacatgatagctggtgtctacgggtgcttctattcttgtagacagtgttgggcctccaagagcagaggtttgtagaacagcagcaagtttcccttaagtggatcacccaaggtttatcgaactcagggaggaagaggtcaaagatatccctctcatgcaaccctgcaaccacaaagcaagaagtctcttgtgtccccaacacacctaataggtgcactagttcggcgaagagatagtgaaatacaagtggtatgaatgaatatgagcgagtaggaacggcgccgagaaaagtgcttgctggcatgcggttgatggtagtaatattgcaggaagtaaacaagcggtaaaacgagtaaacaagcagcgatagcgatatttaggaacaaggcctagggatcatactttcactagtggacactctcaacattgatcacataacgagaataaataaatagatgctagactctacaccctcttgttggatgatgaacaccactaagcgtgctaggattacacgaaccctcaatgccggagttaacaagctccacaatattcgatattcatgtttaagtaaccttagagtgcatgacggatcaacataaccaaaccaagtactaacatagcatgcacacttgtcaccttcacactacgaaaggaggaatagatcacatcaatactatcatagcaatagttaacttcataatctacaagagatcacaatcatagcctacgccaagtactacacgatgcacacacttgtcaccattacaccgtgcgggaggaataaactactttaataacatcactagagtagcacacggatatacttgtgatacaaaacacattgcaatcataaagagatataaataagcacttcactatgccattcataacggtgaataagtattccgtgaaatatagcctaagagacccacacggtgcacacacttgtcacctttacacacgtgggacaaggagtctccggagatcacataagtaaaacccacttgactagcataatgacatctagattacaagcatcatcatatgaatctcaatcatgtaaggcagctcatgagattattgtattgaagcacataggagagagattaaccacatagctaccggtacagccccgagcctcgatggagaactactccctcctcatgggagacagcagcgttgatgaagatggcggtggtgtcgatggagaagccttccgggggcactttcccgtcccggcggcgtgccggaacagagactcctgtcccccagatcttggcttcgcgatggcggcggctctggaaggttttctctggtttcgtcaaacgtgctagggttttcgcgacggagaccttaagtaggcggaagggcggcgtcagaaggggtctggggccaccagacactagggcggcgcgcccccctcctgggccgcgccgccaccatgtgtgggccccctgtggcccctctctggcggctctcgggtgttctggaagcttcatgcaatcctaagatgctgggcgttgatttcgtccgattccgagaatatttccttactaggatttctgaaaccaaaaacagcgagaaaacgacaagcggcccttcggcatctcgtcaataggttagttccggaaaacgcataataatgacataaagtatgcataaaacatgtagatatcatcaataatgtggcatggaacataagaaattatcgatacgtcggagacgtatcaatagcacaatgaggagaagacaaccatctagcttctgctatggacccatagtccaaggatgaactactcacgcatcaatccggaggcgggcatggtgatgtagagccctccggtgatgattcccctctccggcagggtgccggaggcgatctcctgaatccccccgagatgggattggcagcggcggcgtctctggaagtatttccgtatcgtggctctcggtaatagggttttcgcgacggaaggtttaagtaggcggaagggcagagttggaggcggcggaggggccccacaccataggctggcgcgggccccatgctggccgcgccgccctatggttacggcccctcgtggccccacttcgtatgctcttcggtcttctggaagctccgtggaaaaataagatcctgtgcgctgatttcgtccaattccgagaatattttctttgtaggatttctgaaacaaaaaacagcagaaaacaacaactggctcttcggcatcttgttaataggttagtgccagaaaatgcataataatgatgtaaagtgtgtataaaacatgtgagtagtgtcataaaagtagcatggaacataagaaattatggatacgtttgagacgtatcactgggctCCCGTGGAGCTTATGCATCATACTTCATgacctttcatgagtttatttaAGAGCACCAAATTCTCAACATTTAACAACCAAATTCATATAGGTGTGTTTTCAGGAGATGTTAACATATGTGTTTAAATaataaataagccacttagaataCATTAAGGTGAAAATCATCCTACCATGCATGCAGATTATGAAAGTATTACATCTTCACGgagtggtatcataaacaggataAGAATATAGGAGGTGTCGTTTTGACtcataggtgcatatgcacctattatacaaaatacttaaaaaacaaaataaaaaatgtcaAAAATTCTGAAATAGAATTTTAGATGTACATTCTAACATTCTATATTCATACACAAGTTTACATAggaaaacaatattttatgtggcatgtataAAATGACAAAAAATGTCATGTACATAGTCGTgttggagcatcaaaatttatctatTTTACACCAGAcacaaaaattattattttttctcAAAAACTTGCGTGCGAACATAGAATATTTagatatacatgatttttttttaactttttaaaACTCTTTAAAATGTATTTTCACACAACAAGATCTCGTGAGCCGAGTTGAATTTCAGTTGACAAACTTGTCTCCCAATTCTAATTCTCCACTGTGgatttcttagagcatctccagccgtctccccgatgaGGCCTCTAGGACGCCTTTTTGTCagtcggatggacgaaaacggtccagtcgcgcccccggttccttgttttttccggattaggcctttcatccgtccggggagcccaggccatccccgaccccccggggagcgctcggggactccggacgaaacgaaagcgctggAAAcaccgagaaaacttcccgcgtgGCTGGTGACCCAACCTTGTCGGCGAGAgagaccgatcgtcgtcctcatcgcatcgtcttccgcgcggtgTAAAAGTatgccgccggtcagtcttcgccggacacgtagcttccacgcggcgagttaatgctgtCGCCTTGGTTTCACGCGCGTcgacctctatttatcgccgaactaccacGTTAGGCCGCATTCACCACGCTCCATGTTCTAAACCTTCCCCAATCTTCCCCAACCTCGAGCGAGCAAGCGGCGATCACacaatggcgaacgacggcgcggccagggcttcggctgccgctctctccaccaatgggaggggcggcTCCTCCACATGGCGGGCAACctggcgccgccggacttccccgcGCCGGGAGAATGGCGACTCAGCGCGGGCGGCGtcgcgatcccgccgccgccgatgggtcacgccgccttggaggcggagatcgacgcggtgctcgtcactctcagtgacgagcagcgcgcggagccgCGCCTCTTCCTCGACAACTACGAGGCGTGGTCCGATTTTTCCGGTGCAGGTACGAGCGCGAACTCGCCGCTGACGAcggcccccctcctcctcccgctaggaacaacgccgccgacgccgccggtggtggagcgcgcctaacCGCACCCTCGCGAATGTGCTCCCGCACATCGAGGGTGGGAACTACCCCCTCTGGGGATGTCGCCGCCGGaggcggctaccgtgtcgcgccgacacggtagttcctggaagccgaggaggatggcatcgtcgtcctcctcctcgtctgggtcGAGGTCCGCGTCCAGGTCCGGCGGATCGGCGCCTCCGCCGGTCAGCATCAAGAAGGAGCTGGCGTCTCCGGCGACACCGGtcttcgtcaagaaggagccgacgtctccaccgccgaccagagggcgcagcagcggcgccctcgtcatccgcgaccaaccctcctctccatcgcgcgggcggaagaggaagacgtcgaagaaggaggccgccgccaccgccgtcgccaaCCAGCTCGCtgaggaggaggccaagcgtgCCGAGGACCTGGTCCCCGACGACAAGACGCTCCCCATGGACGTCGCGCTCGAATGGTCCaggcgggactggagtggcaggaGGCCGAGCAACAGCGTCGGATGCTAGACATGGCTGCCGCGCGGCAACGCCCCGTCCGTGCCGCCGCATCGTCCGCGGCAACGAACGCCGCGCCCAGGCCCTTCGAGCTGATCAAACTCGACGAGAGAAGCGACGACGACATGTACCGGCCAacgccgccacgcgccggcgaccctggccagggttcgagccgctggtacgaggcggcGCCGCCCCAGGACGCCGCCAACTCGACGACGGCAACAAGACGGCCTTCTATCCCCATTTCGGTATGTAGAAGGCCGCTATTTAGTTTAAGTTCATGTTTCcatctggccgaattcaaatatatgtatgaattcggcctatatatgtacgaactcgcctatatgagttaaatatctttaaatttcgcttatgtttgcatGAGTTTCGCCTAGTTCTCTCTGAATTCGCCACTAAAAAATGGGCCTCTTCAGACTAAACTTTCGTTTAATCCGACGCTAAATAGGGTTGGATTTTGGCCTGGCAGCCcaccggctggagatgctcttataaggTGGGTCTCGTACCAATCTCCCAATCCTCTCTCCCAGTTGATTTATTTACTGACCTAGAAGCTGAGTATTTCAGTTTATTTGATCAGCAATGGCGACTTCGCCGGCTCGCCGCAGGCCGCGGCTCCCGCCGCCGGACATTTCAGCGGCGGAGATCCTGGACTCCCTTCCTCCGGCGATGCTCGACGAGATCCTCTCCCGCCTCCCCATCCGCGACGCCGCCCGCACCTCCGTGCTCTCCCGCGCCTGGCGCCGCCGCTGGGAGTCTGTCCCCTACCCCGTCCTCAACTGGCCCCGCGGGACGCCCTCAGCTcccatcgacgccgtcctcgcgcACCGCACCTGCCCCATCAGCGAGTTTCGCCACCCGTACGTCTCGGAGATGGAGTTCCACCTCTCCGATCTCTGGCTCCTCCGCTTAGCCAGCTTGGGAGTTCAGTCCCTCCACCTCAAGTTCAAATGGTTGAAGGCTGATGGGATTGTCAGGATTCCACACTTCCACATGCTCCACTCCCACATCTTCTCCTGCCTCGAGCTCGTCGTTCTCGACCTGGAATCCTGTGACTTCCCTGGTCTGCAGTATGGCTTCGCAGGCTTTCCAAACCTAACCACCATAAGCTTTTGCAACGTTCGATTTCCCCGAGGCTTGAGTGGATTGGAGGCGCTGATCTCTTCATCATCCTCGCTTCGGAGGCTGCGGCTTGAGAATTTGAGGATGCCTAACAAGTACGAGCAATGGGTTATTCATGCGCCCAATCTCCAGAGTCTGGTCATCAGTTCAGTGTTTGATTACGGGTGGCAGGTCGATGATCTCCCATCACTTGAGGTAGCAGAGATCAAACTTAGAAACTACTCTAATGACCAAGAAGTCGTGAATCTTATCTCTCGGTTGGATCAAGCTAGGATTCTCCAGCTCGACATGCCGGTAAATTGTTTTAATTCCATTCCCCTTGTGCCCTATTTTTCTGTAATCTGCATACATTCTTTAGTTGCACATAATTTCTTCTTGTCACTAAGGGCTAAGCGTAAGGAACCAGAATAATCTTTTGCTATCCTACCAAACTATATATATGGGTTTTTTGCTCAGACTAAGCCTAGGGATGTTGGACATTACTAGAGAGGCAAATGCAAAGGTCCTCTAACTAAGTCGATGTTTAGACTAATAGTGAATTGAAGTCGTTTTCTTTCACATGACCGCTGACTACCATAGTCTCAAATTCATGTTAATTTCTTTGTATGGTTTCTCTAGTCCAAAGCATGGATTGGTACTGCTGCCTATGCTGTTGAGTAGCAGGTTAACAACATTTTAGGGTTTGGGATAACTTGACTTGCAAAAATTCAATTGTGTACATTTGATTTTTCCTCACTGGGTGATAAGCTGAACATAGATATTTTCATTTTGGTTCAACTGAACCCATAGTATTGCTATCCCTGTTCAGCTCCTGTTCAGTTTAGTCATTTAACTGTTTAGTTGGTTGGGTCAGGTCAACCATTTAGCTGTTTGGTCAATGTTCGTGGATGAGTTTTGAACTTCCATAATGAGATATGCCCCTTATATTCCATCAAACATATTGCATTACTCCTGGAGTCTGATATTACATATCTCTCAGTTATCAGGTTATAATTATATAACTGTATATTATAGTTTATGCACACAGCTTAAACTTATGTCTTATATTACCTTGAAAGACCCCAATATATATTTTAGTATTATTTTATTATCCATCTGTTATTCATGTTGGCAGTTGAAATTGAAAAAGTGGCTGTTGGACCTATCTGAGGAAATAGATCTAATATTTGTTGCATGTTCTGATATTCATATTCGGTTTTTTCCTTAAGAAACTGGCACATCTTTATtatcccggcctctgcatcatagATGTATGCGGCCTAATTTTCATATTCATATATCTGGGTGTAATCTCAGTTCTGAAATGTTAAAATGGCCAAATTTTTGTGTTCATCTGTTGTTGTTTATTTCCTTTCTGTCTGTTACAAATTAACTTGATTAATGCCTAGATACGAATTCCCTATTGTAACTAAGTACTAGCATGATTGgagataagaaccacattagtagATTGACTATCCATGAACCCATGTATTTATATTCAGAACATATTTTCTTATTGTATTTTGGTTTACGAACAGAAGACATTTTTATTTGAACATTTCAAGCTCGGTATCTCCCCCTGCCCATACAaacacacaatttttttttcatctctgtttgtttttatttataGAACATATTTTTCGTAAGTGCTTTGATGCATCTAGTTTTTATTAGTATTAAGTTTCATGCACCAGCCAGTAGAACCAAATGTCGAAACTTATGGAGAGAAGGTGGGCAATCCACATACACTTAAAGACCCCCTCTCGTGTGTGACTTGGTAAGGCCTACATGTGATAGACTGAGGGTAAGGGCAATCTTTCTTTATAAAATTGCGAAAGCCGAGACTTGAACCCAAGaccctgctctgataccatattaatGGTTGTTTGGATAAGTAGATTGCGGGAAACTAGTTTCCCCGAAATGCATTCGAGCGCCTAACAATCTTGGTTTCTGTAAAACTGGAAAAAcgagttttttttagaaaaaccgACTAATAGACGTTTTTCTGTAAACTGGTTTGGCGTCCTCCCACCCTACGACATGGTTCGCCGTCGGTGACTGCCTGGCGGCCGCGCCATCTCGTCGTCTTCACTCGCGAGGGCCGCGAGGGATGCCGCATCGTGGAGATAGGCTGCGCTGAGCACGACGTGCACGCTGCGGAGACGCAGCTCCTCACACACACCATCGGCGGCATGCTCGCCTTGCACCATCTCCATGCAAAATAAATGTCGCCGTCGGCGCTCGGCCCAATTCCGCACTACCAAATTTGTAAACCGGCGGGTGAACACGATCTTCCAGCAAAATCTGACCTCTGATTTGGCATGGCCAGCGGGGTGCGGAGTGCTAGCTGCGGCGTAATCAGGTCTTGCCCTTGCGGAGATACGCATCAGGCTGTCACCTTATCGCTGGGCTGGGTAGCCAAGAGTGAACACCCGCAGCTTGCACTTAGCGAGAGATTCGAATTGTACTTCAACGTGCTATTCATGTTCAACAACAACTCCATGGAGCTGCTCAACTGCTGAGTTTTCCACGCCGAATAACGTTGCGTTGGTCTAGGTGGAAGACAAGGATGCCACGGCGGGGGCGGCATTGATGGCGGCCGATGTGCCGTTGGCATTTTCGCTGGACGCCAAAGTGTGTTGCCGCTGCTGCTGGTGGTAGGCTAGTGCAAACATAGTTTTCCTTAAACAAATTCTAACAGAAAAGCTAACTAAAACCGGTTTTGCTAAAAATCCTCCATAAACTCGTTTTCTAAAAACTAACTCTAGAACTTCCTAATCCAAACAACCACTAAGTTTCATGCAACAACCGGTAGAACTAAAAGTCCGAAGTGATGGAAAGAAGGTGGCCAATTCAAATATAGTTTAACATTTATTATGCTATTATTTGGCTAAATAAAGTTGCATGTGCTTATACTCTAAGCTGTGACATCGGAGGTGACTCTCCAAAGTGCATGTCTGCCGAAATTCCACCATGATGATCACGATTTGTAATATGCTGTTTTACTATTCACTATTCTGGGCTAGCTCCAATTGCTTTGTGATACTGCgttgtcaaaaaaaaattacttCGTGATACAGAAGAATTTATCTgaagattttttaattttttgtgaCGAGCTCAAAGTCATATACATTGTGATAAGATTGCACTTGTCAAATTCCCACGTCTTCTCGGGCCTCATCATTACGAAATCCTGTCCCCTTCCCTGGTTGTGGTCCATGGTATGTTGGTAGACTAAGTCACCAAACAATCGCACTTATATGCTGGTTAAAGTTCTCTTCCTTTCAATGGTTCTACCAGCCAGTTCTCAATTCTGGCATGTGAAATCTACTTACGGCAACAAAGCGCTGAATGTTTTACTTTCTTTGCATGTTCACTTCTCCTTAGTTCTCAGTTATGGCATGTGAAATTAAACTGTACTAATTAAATGGTGAATAGCTGTCGTCTAACCATTTAGCCATCATATTAATGATCACCTTTACATGGAACTTTTTTGGCATCTATTTaacgtttgaattcaaatctgaaataACCCACCCCAGCAAATTAGCCTCCCAACTTAGAGCTTCCTATCAAATACATTGTCATCCTAATACCCTGGCATCCAGAACATCAAATTTGGCTTATATGCCGGCATGTCGCGTCGGCATCATGCCATGCACAAGAATGAGAGTAGGAGACTTAAGGAATATGACAATGATTCTGCACACATGGAACAAGTCATCCAGTGATTGGAACCATAACTGGAATGAGAAATATAGAATATAACATCATATTCTTGAGTTTGTCTCCTTGGTTGCTGATATGTGGTATTGTGGTGTTTGGACTTGATTGGAGCTCACCTATACAGTGCACCAAGTTCTGGTCATTTACAAAATAAATAGTTTTGGTTGCTGTGATGTGGCCTCAATGCAATTGTACAATAAAGTCTTGTATAATATAGTGACTAGACCCTTTTGTAGTTCGTAGAATTATAAACATTGATTGACAATGTGCACCATGATTTACAGAATGGTTGCAAGCGTTTAAAGTTTTCTGGTACAACTGTCAAAGGTctaaaataatactccctccggttcaaaataattgtccaaaaatagatgtatctagacatgttttagtgtgtagatacatccactTTCGGGCAATTATTTTAAACAGGAGGAATAGGATAATATTTAGGCtttttttttcaagaacacgCGCGATAATATTTAGGCTTGAAAATATCTGCCAAGTAGTATTTTCTGAGGCACCTTGAAATGTAAAGACCGAAACCAACTATCTAAAGTTGCAATATATTATATGTCAGATCATTGTGTTGAATATGTTCCTGGCTTGATAACTCATTGTGCATATATGTAATTTATGTTCATACCCCCAATCTAACAGAACAGTTGACAGAAGAGCAATTGCACAAATCTAGTTTACATCACCTATTTCTTGCTTGATGTGTAATGTTTCACCCATGTTTCAGTGTTCATTGGACAATCTTCTGGAGGGACTCCCGCGATCCTTTGTGAATCTGAAGAGTTTATCGCTGCATATACCATATTGCTGTCTATCTAGCTTTTTATCTATCTTTTGTCTAGTCAGGAAGGCTCCTAACCTTGAAG contains the following coding sequences:
- the LOC124696923 gene encoding F-box/FBD/LRR-repeat protein At1g13570-like, whose protein sequence is MLDEILSRLPIRDAARTSVLSRAWRRRWESVPYPVLNWPRGTPSAPIDAVLAHRTCPISEFRHPYVSEMEFHLSDLWLLRLASLGVQSLHLKFKWLKADGIVRIPHFHMLHSHIFSCLELVVLDLESCDFPGLQYGFAGFPNLTTISFCNVRFPRGLSGLEALISSSSSLRRLRLENLRMPNKYEQWVIHAPNLQSLVISSVFDYGWQVDDLPSLEVAEIKLRNYSNDQEVVNLISRLDQARILQLDMPCSLDNLLEGLPRSFVNLKSLSLHIPYCCLSSFLSIFCLVRKAPNLEVLDVELGFHFEEDDEVDINVLNGQRADDPFSSLTSVHMKNVTWDSYEMAFIQFILSEARQLEVLSIHESRGHLTSDEEAFVAAEVARYRRASPAANVVISRMP